From the Pyrenophora tritici-repentis strain M4 chromosome 5, whole genome shotgun sequence genome, the window TTTCGCATATACGCATAGATGTCGTTGCCGTGTTCTTTATGGTGGCCTATAAAGAGCTTTCTTGGCTGGGCATCGAGAAACAAGTCCTGGTTCACGAACTGAACATCGTCTGGGTCGGGTAGGTTTTTCAGCAAGTAAAGCGCGCCATGTGAATCCAAGTAATTGTGCAGCTTGTCCAGATCAGAATGCTTATCGTCGCTCATGCTGACCAACGGGCTTATTACTGGGCTTTTTACTGGGGTAACACGCTGTCCGGTTATCCCTACCTCTATACCAGGATGGCCGCGGTGACCTGAACGTTGATCTTGCGCGCCCCTAGGTTCTTCAGGTTCTGGCCTTTCAGATTCCTTCTCTGCACGTTTCTCTGCATCAATTTTCTCCAGTACGTTGTAGAGTCGCGGACAATACATGACATAGTCAATTTCAAGCTCAATTTTGCCCATGAAGTACCATTGAATGACGATACCGAAGTTACTCTTCCCCGGCTCAGAGGTGTCGGCGCTGTACCTGAACGGCACATTGAGTGGCAATTTCACCACCTCGTCTAGCGTAAGAGGTGGTGCTGTGGATGCATTGAGCCGACGATTGGCTGGCTTGAAGCAATATTGCACCTTGCGTGGGCTGCCGCCGAAGCTTTTCATGAAGGCAAGGATGTCGCGTCCGTCGTAGGTACCAATCACAAGCGCTGTCGGCGGTGTTGCTGCAGGATGAGgtaacgtgtccgtgcacctcATGCCCGGATTCATCTCATGCCCCGCCGAACACCGACGCGTGTCTCAATACTACAACTTTGACGCGCAATAACTCCACAACTATGGCTCCGATTGATGAAGCGATTGCAGATTTAGAATCGCGCGATCCAGGAGAGAAATTCACATTAAAAGAAGTTGCTGAAAAATGGGGGGTTAACCGCTCAACGCTAGGGCGAAGATGGAGGCGCGTGACAGGGCCTAGGAGCGATGGATACGCTCAGCAGCAAGCTATCGGCCCACAACAAGAGTTAGAGCTTGTACGATATATCACTAAGCTCACTAAGCAAGGCCTACCTCctacaagagagatgatcaggaatttctcatcagaagtagcccatcagcagctcagcgagagctgggttactcgcttcattaaccgacacgagatctatcttatctcaaagtggaccaccgccatggatcgtacgcgccacctggctgattctgagtcaaagtatagactctacttcgagctgctgcaccagaagatcaccgaataccacctagaggctcgagatatatacaatatggatgaaaAGGGCTTCCTTATTGGTATGATAGGCAGGAGTAAGAGGATATTtagcaggcgtcaatgggataagaaagaggttcgagcatctctccaggatggatcacgcgagtttctgacactcctggcctgctgctgcgccgatgggagctcgctgcctccagcccttatctacgcagctaaaaatggagccatacgatcgagttgggtggaggatattaaggcaggagaacatgaggtctttgtctcatcatctctaacaggctggtcaaacaatgacgtaggcctagcttggctagagcaggtgtttgatcgctatacaaagcagcgatcagggagatggcgattgctcatccttgatggccatggatctcacctcacgatggagtttatcaagtactgcgatcgccataggatcctcctcatgatccttcctccccattcgactcatacgctccagccgctcgatgtagtgctgttcaagccactctctcaagcctactccaacgagctcactaaccatctctacaaggctcaaggcctcaTTCCAATTaagaaaggagacttcttcccactcttctggAGAGCTTGGCAGGCCTCGTTTAAGCAATCAACTATATTAAAAGCGTTTGAAGCTACTGGTATATGGCCAATAGATcccaacgttatccttcgtagatttgccagcacgccagaagctgagagaagctcatcttcagggctctctgatcatgactggagaaagctcgatcggttagtacgagctgctgtcaatgatagccatcagtatgaggcaagaaagctgcgctcaagcgttcaccatctctctgtgcagtatAAGCTTTTAcagcatgagaacgagggcttaaaggaggctcttcaacataaaaagaagcataagaagaagggcaaagctcttgaccttcaacagcgccaggagtatcacggtggctctgtcttctggtctcctcgcaagatacgcgaggctcgagctagagaagtagtacgggagcgagataagatagaggagaaactccaaaaagcacaggccaagaagcagcgtgAGGAGGTtcaactgcagcgtcaagttaagctcgaggagaagcgtgtagagaggcagaggctcaaggagataagggagcttgagcgagctgagaaagcagctgaacgcgcgcgcaaagttgaagctc encodes:
- a CDS encoding TolA, Membrane protein involved in colicin uptake, which codes for MAPIDEAIADLESRDPGEKFTLKEVAEKWGVNRSTLGRRWRRVTGPRSDGYAQQQAIGPQQELELVRYITKLTKQGLPPTREMIRNFSSEVAHQQLSESWVTRFINRHEIYLISKWTTAMDRTRHLADSESKYRLYFELLHQKITEYHLEARDIYNMDEKGFLIGMIGRSKRIFSRRQWDKKEVRASLQDGSREFLTLLACCCADGSSLPPALIYAAKNGAIRSSWVEDIKAGEHEVFVSSSLTGWSNNDVGLAWLEQVFDRYTKQRSGRWRLLILDGHGSHLTMEFIKYCDRHRILLMILPPHSTHTLQPLDVVLFKPLSQAYSNELTNHLYKAQGLIPIKKGDFFPLFWRAWQASFKQSTILKAFEATGIWPIDPNVILRRFASTPEAERSSSSGLSDHDWRKLDRLVRAAVNDSHQYEARKLRSSVHHLSVQYKLLQHENEGLKEALQHKKKHKKKGKALDLQQRQEYHGGSVFWSPRKIREARAREVVRERDKIEEKLQKAQAKKQREEVQLQRQVKLEEKRVERQRLKEIRELERAEKAAERARKVEAQHQKKATQQAQQRKRKASRAPSSKNKRQKRAMEDRARDRVASPPSPPPPKTTSRGRNVNLPQKFR